In the Prochlorococcus marinus str. MIT 9312 genome, TCAACCCCTTTACTCTCCAACCTTTGTGGAAGATCCATATCAAAAATTGGGGTGGTTGCTAAAACTGAAGGTGCACCTTCTTCAGCACCATTAAGTTCATACCTGATTTGCTCCTGTGTTATGTACGCTCTTTTAACTTCCCCATCATTAACCTGATCTATAAATAAGGAGTAGGGAACTCTCGGTATCTGCATATTTTGACTAGGGAAAAGGCTACTAAACAAAAGTAATGCTCCAACTCCTATCAAAATGATATTTACAATTCCAAATCTTCTATTAGGTTGATTATCGTCTTGTCTTATTGGCATGATTGTGGGCAAATTTGAACTTATTATAAACTAAACGAAAAGTTTCTGTATCTGTATTATTTTTTTTGGGTAAGAACCGTACGGTACTTTGACCCATTGAGTTTAATAGTGAAAACTAAATTTTTAATTCACTCTTTACGCATATATCATTACCAATCAAACTAACCTGAGAATCACTTAATTTTATAATCTCATGCATTTCTTCAAATTGAAAATCTCCAAGGGGGTTCATATTAGTTTGGCCTCCTAAAATTTTTGGTGCAATAAAAGATATTATTTCATTAATGCAATCTGACTTAACAGCCGAAGTCGCCAATTTTGGGCCACATTCCCACAAAACTTTGTTACATCCTCTTTTAGCTAATAATTTTGAAATTAACTCTGGATTATCTGATGATACCTTTTCAACTTCCACACATTGTGGAATGTTGGTAAGAAATTTTTCATTGGCCGTTGAAGAATCATAAATAACTAAAGTTTTTGCCTCATCACAATCCCAAAGATTAGATTTTGGAGGTAAATCTAAGGTTTTTGTGAAAACAACTCGCAATGGTTCAGGATTTTTCAAACCTCTAGTAGTCAATAGTGGATTATCCTGTCTTAATGTGTTTCCACCAATAATTATTGCATCAAATTCAGTTCTAAAAGAATGCACTAATGATCTTGAATCTTTATTAGTAATCCATTTACTTTTACCATTTTTTAAACCTATCCGTCCATCAATACTCATTGCCCATTTAAGAACTCCAAATGATTTCTCAGTTATGGTCCTGTAAATAAAAGCCTTATTTAATTCTAAAGATTCTTTTTTACATAATCCTAAGTGAACTTTAATTCCAGCTTGTTTGAGCAATTTAATACCTTTACCAGATACTCTTTTATCAGGATCTTGAATAGAGATATATATTTTTTTAATCCCAGACGATATCACTTTATCAACACATGGAGGTGTTTTACCATGGTGGCAGCAAGGTTCGAGATTCACATACATATAACCATCTTTAACCTCTTTTTTTAAATTATTAAAAGCCATTACCTCAGCATGAGGTTCCCCAGCCTTGTAATGAAAACCTTCAGAAATAAGATTTCCATTTTTATCTAGTATTACTGCTCCCACCAAAGGATTTGGGCTAGTTTTACCTTTACCTAATGAAGCTAAAAAAATAGCTCTCTTCATCCATTTTATATGGCTTACATTTTTTTCAGACATCTCGTGAATCAATAATCAACTTAGTGATCTCCATTCTTTAACCAAAAAAGGAGGAACAGGTAACTCTGAAAAAACACCTGATAAAGATAATCTCAATGGTCTATTTTTATCAATATTTTGAATAAGCTCATCAAGATCAAATTCTGCAGCTGCTTGTCTAACATCATTTGCTAATTCTAAGTTAAGTAATGTTTTGTCATTCATTAACCAGCTTTTTCTTCCAGATTCAACCCTTAATACAGTGGGGTGGTCGATCCTTAAAGTTCCAGGATATCCTATAACCCTTAGAATTAATTTGTCTTCAAAAAGAGGAGATTTATAAGCTACTAACTGCCAAGTTTCAAAGTCCAAATCCCTTAAAAACTCACTACTCGCATTTATCAGTTCACCATTAATTTCCGTTTCTGCAATTTCTGCATAAACTTTTAATGGGTTAAAAATAAAAGACAGAAATATCATCAATATTAATATCCCTTTTAAAAAAATATTATTATTTGATTTTGTAATTTTCCTCATTTTCAGAATCCATAAGAGCATCTAAAGTTACAGCTGTTCTAACTATAGCTTGATATCTTTTAATTATTTTACGATTTTTTTCTATAACTCGAGATAAATTCAAAGAGTCTTTTTCAGAATAGCTAGATGTTAATTCGCTAGAATCTTCTTCAAGACACTCAAATTCACTATCCTTATTAATTAAGGTTAATAATAAATCATGTAATCTCTTTCTCCTTTCAGACAATTGATTTATTATTGTAACTCGATCAATAATAGGATAATTCACTAAAACATTCAAATAGATTAGATTCTTTTCCTTAGATATTCATGACTGAAATAAATAGAAAAATTTATATTGTAGGGATTAATTCTTTTAAATTTGAAGATTTACCTTTTAAATTACAAAATCTATTTAATGAGACAGTAAATATTGCAGTGCCTAATTCATATCTTGAAAAAATTAAATCATGGAGCGAAAACGATTTAAAACAAAAAAAATTATTTTATGCAAGCAAAAGTAATAACGAACTCATTAACTGGCTTCGGTCTCAAAAAAATGATGTTATTTTAATTTCAAGAGGCGATCCTCTTTGGTTTGGAATTGGAAGAATACTCCTAGAAAATTTTTCAAAAGATGAATTAAATTTCTACCCTTCAAATACTTGTATTCAATTAGCATTTAGTAAGTTAAAAATTCCTTGGCAGGATACTATTAATGTAAGTATTCATGGGAGAGATTCCACTAAGTTAGTTGAGGCACTTAAAACCAAGCCTTCAAGTTTGGCTATTATTACAGATTCAAACAACAAAAGTTTAGAAATTATCCAAAAAAACTTATCAGAATTAAATCTGATTGACTTTTATGATTTTTGGCTTTGTGAAGAAATAGGTTTCGACAATGAAAATATAAGAAAATTAAATCTTAAAGAGTCATTGCCCTCCGATATCTCGAGTTTGAACATTGCTGTTCTAACAAAAGCAAGGAAAATTTTTTCGAATAATGATTTACCTCTTTTCGGAATCAGTGACATTATTTTTAAAACTTTTGAAGACAGACCAAATTTATTAACTAAAAGGGAGGTTCGTATTCAAATCTTAGCTGATTTAGAACTCCCAAAAAAAGGTGTAATTTGGGATATAGGAGCAGGTTGTGGATCAATTGGTTTAGAGGCATTAAAACTAAGGCCTAATTTAGATTTATTTTGTATCGATAAAAGAATTGGCTCAAAAGGCTTAATATTAGAAAACTCAAAAAGGCTGGGAGTTAAACCAAAATCTATTTTTGAGGAAGACATAAATAATACCTTCAACAAGATAAATTTTATTTCTTTTGAAAAACCTAATAGATTAGTAATTGGAGGATGCGATAAAAAGACTAAACTTCAAATCATTAATAAACTGGGCCAAGATATGAGTAGTGGAGATATTATCTTAATCCCAATAATAGATATTCAAACTATAGAAGAATTAAAAGAGGAATTAGAAAATAAAAATTTTAATACAAATTTAAATTTAATACAGACTTACAAAAGTTTAAGTATCGCAGAAGGAATGAGATTAGAACCAAATAATCCTGTATTTTTATTAAAAGGGAAAAAATAAATTAAGATAATTTTTATTTGTTTGGTTTAGCCACATGGGGTAATCCCCAACCTAGTTTATTTCTTAATACTTGAAAAAATTCATGATCTTCAAGTCTAATAAACTTAACTGAGTGTTTACTTTTTCTTATCAAAACTCTATCTTCAGGCCAAACGTAACAACCAGCATTTCCATCCACAACCATTACTAATCTTTCAGGAGTTGCAGGGAAAACAGTTACTGGCTCTGAATCATTAAAAACTAGTGCCCTTGATGCCAATGAATGCGGCGCAATTGGAGTTAATTGAACAACTGGACAATCAGGAGTAATAACTGGTCCTCCAGCACTAAGAGAATATGCAGTAGATCCAGTTGGAGTAGATAAGATTACACCATCAGCCGAAATATCCACAGGGGCATGTCTTCCTATAGAGATCTCAAAATGACACATACTTGTAAGAGGTTCTCTATGAAGGGCCATCTCATTAAGGCAGAGAGACTCCCACCTCCTCTGATCATTCCTCATTACACTAACGATAAAACAAGTTCTTTCTTCAATATCCCAATTCCCAGTAATAATTTTATCTATAGCTTCATTTAGGTTGGATAAATAAGCTTCCGCAAGAAATCCTAAATGACCAGTATTTATTGTAAGGATTGGAATTTTTGCAGGTGCCGTTTGCCTTGCAGCAGAAAGCACAGTTCCATCTCCGCCAAGAACAATTGCAAATTCCATTGAGGAATCAAACCCCTCGGGAACACAATTGGTATATCCCAATGGACGAACATGTTGATCAGGATTGGCAAATCCAACCATTCCACCAGAGCTACTAACCCTTATGACCTCATAATTGGATTTTTCCAATTTTTCCTGAACAGAACTTGCGGTTTGAACGGCTAGTTCTTTCCCATCATTAACTATTAGTCCTGCTTTAAGTACCAATCAAAAAACTAAAACTACAACTATTTTAAACTAATTTGCTGGACAATCATAATTTATAACTTAAATTCTATTAAAACTGTTCTAAGAATCTAAGATCATTTGTATAAAATTTTCTAATATCGTCAATCTGATGTCTTACCATACAAAATCTTTCAACGCCTAATCCAGCTGCAAATCCAGTCCATTTTTCAGAATCTATTCCTAATTTCTCCAAAACCTTGGGATCTACCATTCCGCAGCCCATTACTTCTAACCATTTACCTTTCCATTGAACGTCCACTTCGGCCGAGGGTTCAGTGAATGGGAAATAACTAGCTCTAAATCTTACAGGAATATCTCCAAAAAAAGTCTTTAAAAAAGTAAGAACTGTCCCTCTTAGGTGGCTAAAATTTATATCTTGATCTATGCATAAAACCTCAACCTGATTAAATACTGGAGAGTGGGTAGCATCTACAGCATCTCTCCTATAAACTCTCCCAGGAGCAATAATTCTTACTGGAGGAGGATTTTTTTCTAAGTACCTTATCTGAACGGGAGAAGTATGGGTCCTCAAAAGTCGATTTTCATCTAAATAGAAAGTATCTTGCATATCTCTTGCAGGATGATTTTTGGGTATATTTAGAGACTCAAAATTATAAAAATCACTTTCTATTTCAGGACCACTTTCAACGGTATAACCTAAACCACAAAAAATATCTATGATCTCATCTTGAGTTGAAATTAAGGGATGCTTGCTTCCAGGAGGTGTTCCAATTGAAGGAATAGTTACATCAATTTTTTCATTTTTGATCTGCTGATCTAAGGCTTCATTATTTAATTGATTTTTTCTTTTATTAAGTAAATCTTGCAAATTTATCTTTATAAAATTTGCTTTTTGGCCAACAATTGGTCTTTCGGCAGCAGATAATTGACCCATTATTTTCAGAATTATTGACAAATCACCTTTTTTTCCTAGTAAGGAAACTCTTAATTTATCCAGTTCTTCATGAGTAGAAGCATTATCTATATTATTTTTTGCTGTTAGAGAAAGATTATTTAGTTTTTCCTCAATTTGACTTAATGATTCAATTTGACGCACTGATATAGTAAAAGTAGGTATTGCTTTCATCTTACTTAAATATCGTCCATAAATAAAATGTATTGAATAATGGAATCGTTAAATATATTAATTAGTAATGATGATGGTGTTTTTGCAGAGGGATTAAGAGCTTTAGCCAAATCAGCACAGAAGAGAGGTCATAAGGTAACAGTAGTATGTCCTGACCAAGAAAGATCAGCTACTGGTCATGGTCTTACTTTGCAATCTCCACTAAGAGTGGAAAGGGCAGACGAATTATTTGAGAGAGGGATCAAAGCTTGGGGATGTTCGGGCACGCCTGCTGATTGCGTCAAATTAGCATTATCTGAGCTCTTGGATAATAAACCTGATCTAGTTCTATCTGGAATAAATCACGGGCCAAATTTAGGGACAGATATTTTTTGTTCAGGCACTGTTGCAGCAGCCATGGAGGGAACTTTAGAAAATGTTCCCTCCATGGCAATAAGTGTTGCGAGTTTTAAATGGAAGAATTTTGAATTTGCTGGAGAAATGGCAATAAATATTGCAGAACAAGCAATTAAGGATAGTTGGCCACCTTCACTTCTACTAAATTTGAATATTCCTCCCTGCGAGAAAAATAAAATAAAAGAATTATCCTGGACAAGATTATCAATCAGAAAATATAAAAATCAATTTTCTAAACGGGAAGACCCAAGGGGTGATGATTATTATTGGTTAGCAGGTGAGGTAGTTTTAGATCTTAAATCAAAAGGTTACGGTCCAAAAAATTGGCCCAGTGATGTATCTCAAATACAAGAAAATAAAATATCGCTTACACCCGTTGAACCAGATTTATTTTGGAGAGGTGGTTTGGAGTTATTGCCTAAGATAAATAATTCATTTGTAAATCCTTCTTAAAAGCCATAAAGAAAAGCAAAGTCCAAAAAAGTGAGCAGCAATAACTTGTGTATTACTGAGCACCGATAAAATCTCAAGCCCAGTGATTGGGATATCAGATGTTGCAGTTATCAATTGCCCTGTTGTTTGAGATGATGCTTGTATAAATAGCGCACCCATAAGTGCTTGATATCCAACTAACCCAAACAAAGTCCCTAGTAAATCAACTACCAAGCCTCTTTTTATTAATTTACTTGTTTGTCCTCTTGAGGGTCTTGC is a window encoding:
- the ribD gene encoding bifunctional diaminohydroxyphosphoribosylaminopyrimidine deaminase/5-amino-6-(5-phosphoribosylamino)uracil reductase RibD; its protein translation is MSEKNVSHIKWMKRAIFLASLGKGKTSPNPLVGAVILDKNGNLISEGFHYKAGEPHAEVMAFNNLKKEVKDGYMYVNLEPCCHHGKTPPCVDKVISSGIKKIYISIQDPDKRVSGKGIKLLKQAGIKVHLGLCKKESLELNKAFIYRTITEKSFGVLKWAMSIDGRIGLKNGKSKWITNKDSRSLVHSFRTEFDAIIIGGNTLRQDNPLLTTRGLKNPEPLRVVFTKTLDLPPKSNLWDCDEAKTLVIYDSSTANEKFLTNIPQCVEVEKVSSDNPELISKLLAKRGCNKVLWECGPKLATSAVKSDCINEIISFIAPKILGGQTNMNPLGDFQFEEMHEIIKLSDSQVSLIGNDICVKSELKI
- a CDS encoding DUF3122 domain-containing protein, with the translated sequence MRKITKSNNNIFLKGILILMIFLSFIFNPLKVYAEIAETEINGELINASSEFLRDLDFETWQLVAYKSPLFEDKLILRVIGYPGTLRIDHPTVLRVESGRKSWLMNDKTLLNLELANDVRQAAAEFDLDELIQNIDKNRPLRLSLSGVFSELPVPPFLVKEWRSLS
- a CDS encoding bifunctional cobalt-precorrin-7 (C(5))-methyltransferase/cobalt-precorrin-6B (C(15))-methyltransferase; translated protein: MTEINRKIYIVGINSFKFEDLPFKLQNLFNETVNIAVPNSYLEKIKSWSENDLKQKKLFYASKSNNELINWLRSQKNDVILISRGDPLWFGIGRILLENFSKDELNFYPSNTCIQLAFSKLKIPWQDTINVSIHGRDSTKLVEALKTKPSSLAIITDSNNKSLEIIQKNLSELNLIDFYDFWLCEEIGFDNENIRKLNLKESLPSDISSLNIAVLTKARKIFSNNDLPLFGISDIIFKTFEDRPNLLTKREVRIQILADLELPKKGVIWDIGAGCGSIGLEALKLRPNLDLFCIDKRIGSKGLILENSKRLGVKPKSIFEEDINNTFNKINFISFEKPNRLVIGGCDKKTKLQIINKLGQDMSSGDIILIPIIDIQTIEELKEELENKNFNTNLNLIQTYKSLSIAEGMRLEPNNPVFLLKGKK
- a CDS encoding NAD(+) kinase translates to MVLKAGLIVNDGKELAVQTASSVQEKLEKSNYEVIRVSSSGGMVGFANPDQHVRPLGYTNCVPEGFDSSMEFAIVLGGDGTVLSAARQTAPAKIPILTINTGHLGFLAEAYLSNLNEAIDKIITGNWDIEERTCFIVSVMRNDQRRWESLCLNEMALHREPLTSMCHFEISIGRHAPVDISADGVILSTPTGSTAYSLSAGGPVITPDCPVVQLTPIAPHSLASRALVFNDSEPVTVFPATPERLVMVVDGNAGCYVWPEDRVLIRKSKHSVKFIRLEDHEFFQVLRNKLGWGLPHVAKPNK
- the pheS gene encoding phenylalanine--tRNA ligase subunit alpha; translated protein: MRQIESLSQIEEKLNNLSLTAKNNIDNASTHEELDKLRVSLLGKKGDLSIILKIMGQLSAAERPIVGQKANFIKINLQDLLNKRKNQLNNEALDQQIKNEKIDVTIPSIGTPPGSKHPLISTQDEIIDIFCGLGYTVESGPEIESDFYNFESLNIPKNHPARDMQDTFYLDENRLLRTHTSPVQIRYLEKNPPPVRIIAPGRVYRRDAVDATHSPVFNQVEVLCIDQDINFSHLRGTVLTFLKTFFGDIPVRFRASYFPFTEPSAEVDVQWKGKWLEVMGCGMVDPKVLEKLGIDSEKWTGFAAGLGVERFCMVRHQIDDIRKFYTNDLRFLEQF
- the surE gene encoding 5'/3'-nucleotidase SurE, which produces MESLNILISNDDGVFAEGLRALAKSAQKRGHKVTVVCPDQERSATGHGLTLQSPLRVERADELFERGIKAWGCSGTPADCVKLALSELLDNKPDLVLSGINHGPNLGTDIFCSGTVAAAMEGTLENVPSMAISVASFKWKNFEFAGEMAINIAEQAIKDSWPPSLLLNLNIPPCEKNKIKELSWTRLSIRKYKNQFSKREDPRGDDYYWLAGEVVLDLKSKGYGPKNWPSDVSQIQENKISLTPVEPDLFWRGGLELLPKINNSFVNPS
- a CDS encoding DUF3611 family protein — protein: MSDKIDFQSLSFGMRRIGWIRFWVQSILGVVVAAVLLFSNVVNNSEGQLGLTPGLSLTTISLILLLFSLWQGWLIVRTGRAIASNARPSRGQTSKLIKRGLVVDLLGTLFGLVGYQALMGALFIQASSQTTGQLITATSDIPITGLEILSVLSNTQVIAAHFFGLCFSLWLLRRIYK